A genome region from Paludibacterium sp. B53371 includes the following:
- a CDS encoding YkgJ family cysteine cluster protein yields the protein MNKLEEVNSRPACGACCIAPSISSAIPGMPEGKPASIPCIQLDHDYGCKIFDSPLRPAVCASLQPSREMCGQNREEAIQWLTQLENYTR from the coding sequence ATGAATAAATTAGAAGAAGTGAACAGCCGACCAGCCTGTGGCGCCTGCTGTATTGCGCCCTCCATCAGTTCGGCAATCCCGGGTATGCCGGAGGGCAAGCCGGCCAGCATACCCTGTATTCAGCTGGATCATGACTATGGCTGCAAGATTTTCGACTCACCGCTCAGACCGGCCGTTTGTGCCAGTTTGCAGCCAAGTCGGGAAATGTGCGGCCAAAATCGTGAAGAGGCCATCCAGTGGCTGACACAACTGGAAAATTACACTCGCTGA
- a CDS encoding methyl-accepting chemotaxis protein, with amino-acid sequence MSDKKWGHLSTRITVVTGLAVAAAFIIMIGLISWLSYRNAVDMGYQLAQSQARNLADSTEADFRVGYALPKHLAQAVLGIKRGGMPERKMVDNMHLELLDNAPQSVGLWMLWEPNAMDGNDKAFRFNKPYEDLTGRYTPYFTRNAQGKAQIDTMLSGDYLKELDKLKDTPDSYSPPYEKSGWGDFYMVPKTRNRDTITEPYPYEVQGKKILESSLAVAIKDASGKFLGVSATDVALSDLQQRFSQIHPYDTGFVRMISEGGLYVVNPKAEVLGKAVEKEDPLAGHLDKIKGGQPFVYESDGYTHFFQPVKVADTGQFWALGVSVPTSAITAPALHQSQLAAGIGVIALLAIILLLAGLTRTLTRPLDRMAANMEQLASGKGDLTVRINISNNDEIGRSAAAFNQFMQSLSEMFGEIRNQSLAVSQAATHLADSAEQVEQASSVQSDAASATAAGVEQVTVSVHHIADTAKEAENLARQTGELTEHSVSTVAQVTSEIQKMNQNMHGLAERINSLGARSEEVSSIINVIKDIADQTNLLALNAAIEAARAGEMGRGFAVVADEVRKLAGRSAEATVEISRIVTTIGSETRDAVNDVSGTRGRVDMSVKVAEEANEAMRSVLQCSQDLATSIADIAASTREQSNASSEIAQNVERISNMAQSNSQVVHEVSSSVLRLRELSANLERLVSNFKL; translated from the coding sequence ATGTCAGATAAAAAATGGGGTCACCTCAGCACCCGAATCACCGTCGTGACAGGTCTGGCCGTTGCGGCAGCCTTCATCATCATGATTGGTTTGATCTCGTGGCTCAGCTATCGCAATGCAGTCGATATGGGTTATCAGCTGGCGCAAAGCCAGGCGCGTAACCTGGCGGATTCGACAGAAGCGGATTTCCGTGTCGGCTATGCATTGCCGAAACATCTGGCTCAGGCGGTTTTGGGTATCAAGCGCGGCGGTATGCCCGAGCGCAAGATGGTGGATAACATGCATCTGGAGTTGCTCGACAATGCGCCACAGTCGGTGGGTCTGTGGATGTTGTGGGAACCCAATGCCATGGATGGCAATGACAAGGCCTTCCGTTTCAACAAGCCCTATGAAGACCTGACCGGCCGCTATACCCCGTACTTCACCCGCAATGCGCAGGGCAAGGCCCAGATCGATACCATGTTGTCCGGTGATTACCTCAAGGAACTGGACAAGCTGAAAGATACGCCGGACAGCTATTCCCCGCCGTATGAAAAATCGGGCTGGGGGGATTTTTACATGGTGCCGAAGACGCGCAATCGCGACACCATCACCGAACCCTATCCCTACGAAGTGCAGGGCAAGAAGATACTGGAAAGCTCTTTGGCCGTGGCCATCAAGGATGCCAGCGGCAAATTCCTCGGCGTTTCGGCCACCGACGTCGCCCTGAGTGATCTGCAACAGCGCTTCAGTCAGATTCATCCCTACGACACCGGTTTTGTACGCATGATCTCCGAGGGGGGGCTGTATGTGGTCAACCCGAAGGCAGAAGTGCTGGGCAAAGCGGTCGAGAAGGAGGATCCGCTGGCAGGCCATCTCGACAAGATCAAGGGTGGTCAGCCGTTTGTTTATGAGTCGGATGGCTATACCCACTTCTTCCAGCCGGTGAAGGTCGCGGATACCGGGCAGTTCTGGGCGCTGGGCGTCAGTGTGCCGACCTCGGCCATTACCGCGCCGGCATTGCACCAGAGCCAGCTTGCCGCCGGCATCGGTGTGATCGCCCTGCTGGCCATCATCCTGTTGCTGGCCGGTCTGACCCGCACCCTGACGCGTCCGCTGGATCGTATGGCAGCCAATATGGAACAGCTGGCTTCCGGCAAGGGGGACCTGACGGTACGTATCAATATCAGCAATAACGATGAAATCGGCCGGTCTGCCGCAGCCTTCAACCAGTTCATGCAGTCCTTGTCGGAGATGTTCGGCGAGATCCGCAACCAGAGTCTGGCTGTCAGTCAGGCCGCTACCCATCTGGCGGATTCTGCCGAGCAGGTGGAACAGGCCTCGTCGGTCCAGTCCGATGCGGCCAGCGCGACCGCAGCCGGGGTCGAGCAGGTGACGGTCAGCGTGCATCACATTGCTGATACCGCCAAGGAAGCCGAAAACCTGGCACGTCAGACCGGCGAACTGACCGAGCACAGTGTGTCGACCGTGGCGCAGGTGACCAGCGAAATCCAGAAAATGAACCAGAACATGCATGGTCTGGCTGAGCGTATCAATAGCCTGGGTGCACGTTCCGAAGAAGTGTCCTCGATCATCAACGTGATCAAGGACATTGCGGATCAGACCAATTTGCTGGCCTTGAATGCGGCTATCGAAGCGGCTCGTGCCGGCGAGATGGGCCGCGGTTTTGCCGTGGTGGCCGATGAGGTGCGCAAGCTGGCCGGGCGTTCGGCGGAAGCAACGGTCGAGATCTCCCGCATTGTGACCACCATCGGCAGCGAGACCCGCGATGCCGTCAATGATGTCTCCGGCACGCGTGGCCGGGTCGATATGAGTGTCAAGGTGGCGGAAGAGGCCAATGAAGCCATGCGCAGCGTGCTGCAGTGCAGCCAGGACCTGGCCACCAGTATCGCCGACATTGCCGCCTCGACACGCGAACAGTCCAATGCCAGCAGTGAAATCGCGCAAAACGTCGAACGCATCAGCAATATGGCCCAGTCCAACAGCCAGGTGGTGCATGAAGTGTCGTCTTCGGTACTGCGCCTGCGCGAGTTGTCGGCCAACCTCGAACGTCTGGTGAGCAACTTCAAGCTTTGA